One genomic segment of Naumovozyma castellii chromosome 9, complete genome includes these proteins:
- the GAL11 gene encoding Gal11p (ancestral locus Anc_7.81) yields the protein MNYNSTLQAQTKGVGSSPSEPLTMGQKLRASNINKLIQILMKLNFANGGDSNTATTIKEQAKVFENAVFSKFSNDLNSYTKFMNGKMENLVRTSQAKKAKINGLMDSSLLMNRPTGPNNRTTPSGKTLLDKNNTTEQELVKKFQFIPVPMTILENIPKFLTFHANPQNEMFTWPRISKWVIDNKSLFSMNDLAIIKHLYQSQYQNFKQANFNPVSQLNATAYNNSTYINNIPDTTNNNSHNLLNQINEIFIQEQQAYLLNKKKNVVNPDPDQSKLRSMNINTINKPPSPEDWSIIKRISSEISKTQFNLSNLSNSLSGREKLDIKKSLSDNQPLFKKVKFFAIAYFIASKDESFLRDFLKLNLFLREIINKINDGVFIINSMIMNKINLKFQKFWEIMSQQYVKNNTPSQAVPSPIPVDKKLRRQEVKSRYKHHQDIFEGSSTPDLFLSTLSDCLGLSVTTQARMNTMTVYEPILPFTKKTIELINGSSTKKQPFTKTQLKRREKDVFELSIIASDTKLLMKNKNVNSRLESISDKQIANVFKFQNMEQRESETTPPPSNTTSPMIPQKRSILTDTTEQQRRKKPNVSVATPTVPTSTSSLTSTTKTLTSTQISPASSEVNEDESVQQQKSKIFKEVIKNDISNWNWNIWENI from the coding sequence ATGAACTACAATAGTACGCTTCAAGCTCAGACAAAGGGTGTTGGTTCTAGCCCGTCCGAGCCGTTAACGATGGGCCAAAAATTGAGAGCCagtaatattaataaattgatCCAGATCTTAATGAAGTTGAATTTCGCAAATGGCGGTGATTCAAATACAGCAACCACTATTAAAGAACAGGCAAAAGTTTTTGAGAATGCTGTCTTTAGTAAATTCAgtaatgatttgaataGCTATACAAAATTTATGAACGGTAAGATGGAGAATTTGGTAAGGACTTCACAGGCAAAGAAGGCCAAAATTAATGGACTTATGGACTCatcattattgatgaatcGCCCTACAGGGCCAAATAACAGGACAACTCCATCAGGAAAGACTTTATTggataaaaataatacgACAGAACAGGAATTggtaaagaaatttcagTTTATACCTGTACCAATGacaatattggaaaatatacCAAAATTTTTAACATTTCATGCAAATCCTCAAAATGAAATGTTCACTTGGccaagaatttcaaaatgggTCATTGATAACAAATCCTTATTTTCCATGAATGATTTGGCCATAATAAAACATCTTTATCAATCacaatatcaaaattttaaacAGGCAAACTTTAACCCAGTGAGTCAATTGAATGCCACGGCATACAATAACTCAActtatattaataatattccagatacaactaataataattctcacaatcttttgaatcaaattaacgaaattttcattcaagaacaacaagcatatttattgaacaaaaagaagaacGTTGTAAATCCAGATCCAGATCAAAGCAAACTACGGTCCATGAATATaaatacaataaataaaccACCATCACCTGAAGATTGGTCAATAATCAAGAGAATATCctctgaaatttcaaagactCAATTTAACCTctcaaatttatcaaacTCTTTATCTGGTCGGGAGAAGTtagatattaaaaaatcattaaGCGATAATCAAccattatttaagaaagtTAAATTCTTTGCTATTGCATATTTTATTGCCAGCAAGGATGAATCATTCCTAAGagatttcttaaaattaaatttgttcttgAGAGAAATAATCAATAAGATCAATGATGGCgttttcattataaatTCCATgataatgaacaaaatcaatttgaaatttcaaaaattttggGAAATAATGTCACAACAGTATGTTAAAAATAATACCCCATCACAAGCTGTACCTTCACCCATACCTGTAGATAAAAAATTGAGAAGACAAGAAGTTAAATCAAGATACAAGCATCATcaagatatttttgaagGATCATCTACCCCAGATTTATTCCTTTCCACTCTTTCAGACTGCCTGGGACTATCAGTCACTACTCAGGCAAGAATGAATACCATGACAGTATATGAACCAATCTTACCATTTACTAAAAAGACAATAGAACTTATCAATGGTTCATCCACCAAGAAACAACCATTTACAAAGACTCAACTGAAAAGACGTGAAAAGGATGTTTTTGaactttcaataattgcCAGCGAtacaaaattattaatgaagaacaagaatgTGAACTCTAGGTTGGAGTCTATCTCAGACAAGCAAATTGCCAacgttttcaaatttcaaaacatGGAACAAAGAGAATCAGAGACAACACCACCACCATCGAATACTACCTCTCCAATGATCCCTCAAAAAAGATCTATATTGACAGATACAACAGAACAGCAGAGACGGAAGAAACCAAACGTATCAGTGGCAACTCCCACGGTACCAAcatcaacttcatcattaacatCAACAACTAAGACATTAACATCGACTCAAATCAGTCCAGCATCATCAGAGGtgaatgaagatgaaagtgTTCAGCAACAGAAGAGTAAAATATTCAAGGAGGTAATAAAGAACGATATATccaattggaattggaatataTGGGAAAACATATGA
- the NCAS0I00460 gene encoding EI24 domain-containing protein (ancestral locus Anc_7.84), which translates to MTCQSLTFLDQIIYMFITHFVMFCVFAILLLPVIVPILTFVTVPVLGPLAPWNSIWYGINLVNILSCSQSIVGRRDVSFDILKNTFHLKGEDAQVVYAETTLVFPMVVETRTIFTRYCRIRFWVCRVPEAICKSLLFSSKLLLLQGIMLIPFVGIFLFMGLTAARHGFSYSFPYFWELRKVNSNERRKIFYGHYGKWFWFGVSCYICEFIPIFSTLSITSNSVGCCLLQLDLQLDMKDK; encoded by the coding sequence ATGACCTGCCAATCTCTTACTTTTCTGGACCAAATAATCTACATGTTTATCACTCACTTCGTTATGTTTTGTGTGTTTGCAATATTACTACTTCCAGTAATAGTCCCAATCCTGACATTTGTAACGGTTCCTGTTTTAGGACCGTTGGCTCCCTGGAATTCCATCTGGTATGGTATCAACCTGGTAAATATACTATCCTGCTCTCAATCTATAGTTGGGAGAAGAGATGTGTCCtttgatattttaaagaatacaTTTCATCTTAAAGGTGAAGATGCTCAAGTTGTTTACGCAGAGACTACTCTGGTTTTCCCCATGGTAGTAGAAACAAGAACCATTTTTACCCGATATTGTCGAATCAGATTTTGGGTTTGTAGAGTTCCAGAGGCAATCTGCAAATCTTTACTCTTTTCTTCCAAGTTACTATTATTGCAAGGTATTATGCTAATTCCATTTGTTGGAATATTTCTCTTTATGGGGTTGACAGCTGCAAGACATGGATTTTCGTATTCATTCCCATATTTTTGGGAGTTGAGAAAGGTAAACTCaaatgaaagaagaaaaatattttatggTCATTATGGTAAGTGGTTTTGGTTTGGGGTATCATGTTACATTTGCGAATTTATACCCATCTTTTCAACTTTGTCCATCACTTCAAATTCAGTCGGTTGCTGTTTGCTACAACTTGACCTACAGCTGGATATGAAAGACAAATGA
- the GSH2 gene encoding glutathione synthase (ancestral locus Anc_7.82), with product MTSKKPALPQLSKESLEKHLLPELYQWALSHGLLVYKPETPQTQTAMVALTTYPTPVPRACFESAQEVQVPFNELYARISSSDWLYKETKLLSASDEDFTGKLFAIQLKLDEFATTVSKDVIQPLRLGIFRSDYIVDKNSNSIKQVEFNTVSVSFSGFSGKVAALHQTLDSKGLYQEESNRTPFFQPNYEIPVSFPSAGFAKAMEVALSKYDTPNDRANLVVAFIVQRGERNVFDQKCIENELWENHGIKTVRLNFDDVLTELKLDANSNRLYMKHTGQEVGLVYYRTGYTTSDYEIEKDWDARFFLEKSYAIKAPDLMTQLSGAKKVQQLLTDDTILTKFVKDEHVKDQLKETFVKIFPLDDTPLGEEGKRLAMESPHNYVLKPQREGGGNNIYKEDIPGFLRGLDKDQWNGYILMELIDSDATEGNIICNGDSTFAVPILSELGVYGTVLFDHDSNILYNESPGWLLRSKFGDSNEGGVAAGFGCLDSVVLY from the coding sequence ATGACAAGTAAGAAACCAGCATTACCGCAACTATCCAAAGAGAGCTTGGAAAAACATTTATTACCGGAGTTGTATCAATGGGCATTGTCTCATGGTCTTCTGGTGTATAAGCCTGAAACACCCCAAACTCAAACAGCAATGGTAGCTTTAACCACATACCCTACACCAGTACCACGTGCTTGTTTTGAATCTGCCCAAGAGGTACAAGTACCATTCAACGAGTTGTATGCTAGAATCTCATCGTCAGACTGGTTATATAAGGAGACTAAATTATTGTCAGCATCGGATGAGGATTTCACAGGTAAGCTATTTGCCATTCAACTGAAACTTGATGAATTTGCCACGACAGTATCCAAAGATGTCATTCAACCATTACGTCTAGGAATTTTCCGTTCCGATTATATTGTCGATAAAAATTCTAATTCCATCAAACAAGTAGAATTCAACACAGTATCCGTCTCATTTTCTGGCTTTTCAGGGAAGGTTGCAGCCTTACATCAGACTTTGGACTCTAAGGGATTATATCAAGAGGAAAGTAATAGAACACCATTTTTTCAACCTAATTATGAAATTCCAGTATCATTTCCCTCTGCCGGGTTTGCCAAGGCGATGGAAGTCgcattatcaaaatatgatACTCCAAATGACAGAGCAAATTTGGTAGTGGCATTTATCGTTCAACGTGGTGAAAGAAATGTCTTTGATCAAAAATGTATAGAGAATGAACTTTGGGAGAATCATGGAATTAAAACTGTTCGtttgaattttgatgatGTATTAACtgaattaaaattagaCGCTAACAGCAATAGACTTTATATGAAGCACACAGGTCAAGAAGTTGGTCTTGTCTATTACAGAACAGGATATACAACTTCTGattatgaaattgaaaaggacTGGGATGCGAGATTCTTCTTAGAGAAATCATACGCTATTAAGGCTCCTGATTTGATGACTCAATTATCAGGTGCTAAGAAAGTTCAACAACTATTAACTGATGATACGATTTTAACTAAATTTGTAAAGGATGAGCATGTTaaagatcaattgaaagaaacaTTTGTAAAGATCTTCCCATTGGATGACACGCCACTTGGTGAAGAAGGGAAACGTCTTGCAATGGAATCACCTCATAACTATGTCCTTAAGCCTCAAAGAGAAGGTGGTGGAAATAACATTTATAAGGAAGATATACCTGGATTCTTGCGAGGATTGGATAAAGACCAATGGAATGGCTATATTCTAATGGAACTAATTGATAGTGATGCCACGGAAgggaatattatttgtaaTGGAGACTCCACTTTTGCTGTACCTATCTTGAGTGAGCTGGGTGTTTACGGTACAGTATTATTTGATCATGATAGCAACATCTTATACAATGAGAGCCCAGGTTGGTTATTGAGATCCAAATTCGGTGATTCTAATGAAGGTGGTGTAGCAGCCGGGTTTGGTTGTTTAGACAGTGTGGTATTATACTAA
- the NCAS0I00420 gene encoding uncharacterized protein (ancestral locus Anc_7.76) gives MSSSAAAVSGFEPKKEASDLKVRQHNSSAATSKAAKDSASIDEKDENVKKQQPPSEESPLCKVEAWVMPIVFTGLSFFTRMYKIGVNNHVVWDEAHFGKFGSYYLRHEFYHDVHPPLGKMLVGLSGYLAGYNGSWDFPSGEEYPDYLDYVKMRLFQATFSSLCVPMAYITAKAIGFSIPAVWLFTCLVLFENSYATLGRFILLDSMLQFFTVASFMFFILFHTQRKNPFSIKWWTTLALLGFNLGCAISVKMVGLFIITLVGIYTVADLWTLLPKQATLKTKKLQAWKVYGCHWIARIVCLIIIPFLVFLTCFRIHFALLSHSGTGDANMPSLFQATLDGSDVGKGPRDVALGSSFVSIKNQALGGALLHSHVQTFPQGSNQQQVTGYAYNDDNNIWFFDRIRIPGNQPWSNETETDIEYVRVGNEYRLVHRSTRKNLHADKIVAPVSKNDWEVAGFGYGFEVGDDMDNWIIEVIEQAGDEDKSMIHPLTTTFHIKHAVLGCYLTQTLKQLPEWGFRQSEMTCSHKISKNDKRTWWNVESHENEKLPDPDASFHYPKTNFFKDFLFLNRIMMATNNALVPDSDKYDSLASAAWQWPTLNVGLRLCGWNDDTVKYFLLGSPASTWPSTVSVIVLMIFIVVLAFRWQRQLTNFANDKALNTFMMGAFYPLLAWGLHFMPFVIMARVTYVHHYLPALYFALLVLAYFFEAIIRRPKGTLAKYITYITLVLYFAVVIGGFFYFSPISFGMDGPSKNYRYLDWLSGWKISDLNE, from the coding sequence ATGTCATCATCTGCCGCTGCTGTCTCAGGTTTTGAACCCAAAAAAGAGGCTTCAGATTTGAAGGTAAGACAGCACAATTCTTCTGCTGCTACTTCGAAGGCTGCCAAAGATTCTGCTTCCATCGATGAGAAGGACGAAAATGTAAAGAAGCAACAGCCCCCATCCGAAGAGTCTCCTCTTTGTAAGGTGGAAGCATGGGTTATGCCAATTGTCTTCACAGGTCTTTCGTTCTTTACGAGAATGTACAAGATTGGTGTAAATAACCATGTGGTTTGGGATGAAGCACATTTTGGTAAGTTTGGTTCTTACTATTTAAGACATGAATTCTATCATGATGTTCATCCACCTTTGGGTAAAATGCTCGTTGGGCTATCTGGTTACTTGGCTGGTTATAATGGTTCATGGGATTTCCCCTCAGGTGAAGAATATCCTgattatttggattatGTCAAGATGAGATTGTTTCAAGCAACCTTCTCATCTCTATGTGTCCCAATGGCCTACATTACTGCAAAGGCCATTGGATTTAGCATTCCTGCTGTTTGGTTATTCACTTGTTTAGTCCTTTTCGAAAATTCTTACGCTACTTTGGGTAGATTCATCCTATTAGATTCAATGCTACAATTCTTCACCGTCGCATCGTTCATGTTTTTCATCTTATTCCATACTCAACGTAAAAATCCATTTTCCATCAAGTGGTGGACCACTTTGGCATTATTAGGTTTCAACTTGGGTTGTGCCATCTCTGTGAAAATGGTGGGGCtattcatcatcacttTAGTCGGAATCTACACTGTTGCTGACCTATGGACATTATTACCAAAGCAAGCAACTCTCAAGACAAAGAAGCTGCAAGCGTGGAAAGTATATGGATGTCATTGGATTGCAAGAATTGTATGTCTTATCATTATCCCATTCCTAGTCTTTTTAACTTGTTTCAGAATCCATTTCGCACTATTATCTCATTCAGGTACAGGAGATGCTAACATGCCATCACTTTTCCAAGCCACTTTGGATGGTTCTGATGTCGGAAAGGGTCCCCGTGATGTCGCTTTGGGTTCATCATTTGTTTCCATTAAGAATCAAGCCTTAGGTGGTGCCTTGTTACATTCTCATGTGCAAACTTTCCCCCAGGGATCAAATCAACAACAAGTTACCGGATACGCGtataatgatgataacaATATTTGGTTCTTTGATAGAATTAGAATTCCAGGAAACCAACCTTGGTCTAATGAAACTGAGACAGATATTGAGTATGTTCGTGTCGGAAACGAGTATCGTTTAGTGCACAGAAGTACCAGGAAAAATCTACATGCTGATAAAATTGTCGCTCCCGTTTCCAAAAATGATTGGGAAGTGGCAGGTTTCGGTTATGGGTTTGAAGTGGGCGATGATATGGACAATTGGATCATTGAAGTTATCGAACAAGCTGGTGATGAGGATAAATCCATGATTCATCCATTGACTACCACCTTCCATATTAAGCACGCTGTATTGGGTTGTTATTTGACACAAactttgaaacaattacCAGAATGGGGATTCAGACAAAGTGAAATGACTTGTTCTCATAAAATTTCTAAGAATGATAAGAGAACTTGGTGGAACGTTGAATCTCACGAAAATGAGAAATTACCTGATCCTGATGCTTCATTCCATTATCCAAAGACTAATTTCTTTAAGGATTTCTTATTTTTGAACAGAATTATGATGGCTACCAATAATGCTTTGGTCCCAGACAGTGATAAATATGATTCTCTAGCATCTGCGGCTTGGCAATGGCCCACTCTAAATGTCGGTTTAAGATTATGTGGTTGGAATGATGATACagttaaatatttcttatTAGGTTCTCCAGCATCCACATGGCCTTCCACTGTATCCGTGATAGTCCTAATGATTTTCATCGTTGTTCTAGCATTCAGATGGCAAAGACAATTAACTAATTTTGCAAATGATAAGGCATTGAACACCTTTATGATGGGTGCCTTCTATCCATTATTGGCATGGGGCTTACATTTCATGCCATTCGTCATTATGGCTAGAGTCACTTATGTCCACCATTATTTACCAGCATTATACTTTGCCTTATTAGTTCTTGcttatttctttgaagCTATCATTAGAAGACCAAAGGGCACTCTAGCCAAATATATTACCTACATTACGTTAGTACTATACTTTGCCGTTGTCATTGGTGGATTCTTCTACTTCTCTCCAATTAGTTTCGGTATGGATGGACCATCTAAAAATTATAGATATTTAGACTGGTTATCAGGATGGAAGATTTCTGATCTTAATGAGTGA
- the NCAS0I00470 gene encoding uncharacterized protein (ancestral locus Anc_7.86) — protein MCVSSRQVRANSGLVPSNENVTEVLLCAKDKIISQTTTEFTSSSSSVNIPNDFKHTSTNGFDNKELLAFPNESTHTYSYNPLSPNSLTVRLSILKRSLEIIIRSPEMLREPTSSSIPSNNIHNSSNENNNNTTPSIFYHNNSASHSNEIINTQKSNLENLLAFLNETLENNTSERASDLHMISLLNINKLFFNTPDENEGNDSETSKTMHLKRTLLTSLADPFFDNIKELPSSTSEANLEFNLSQEYNKVLHNFNSGKNSAPQAIFTCDSCHPWNFKGANDLACLTFGLSKSALKVLTLLDLIHPDSRNFVLQKLLAMESSNDKSLDMVFTGETVPIAQTGGNSKELIWASIWAKRKNNLLVFVFEKVPCDYADLMLSLADFSVEHIDDEAGLFHDVEPLSNLDPSKKSVKFANEVYNMKAISRSLSALISDVSAGKIMEKGDDLLPVAIRVSNHINKMRYFTLNHLTYNIPCAVSSTILENELKLKIHSMPYQAGLFFVDSRSLKLISFNKSISKNMFGHHFSDLVEKSVTEIIPSFSALLHFISTRYDNLDVHDPKNKGLILSEHFFRKAQSELQGSPEDFFTSVGIDAIHRDGCPLKIDIQLRILSSDVIVLWLTQSRDVLFKNYTTHPSQLCMLNENELEYINSGTSSATSSKKNSEKIYVNEFKDKLDSLRLIDELSQKLEESSVILEASAKITKESPLKMAPQLSKRDTSSSILTTSELDELLEVDDPEVKRKLRLAKLFTEDKSQFVKDDNFKLDQDLIIKIIQSSPKATSENDDEIPTTPIDTLTTSSGFSASFNYTPSTSIGSQKRIKKFSDFTVLQQLGEGAYGKVKLCIHKEKRTIVVIKMIFKERILVDTWVRDRKLGTIPSEIQIMATLNKKPHKNIVALLDFFEDEEYYYMETPAHGETGSIDLFDLIELKKNMTEYEEKLIFKQVVSGLKHLHDQGIVHRDIKDENVIVDSKGHVKLIDYGSAAYTKSGPFDVFVGTIDYAAPEVLGGSVYDGKPQDIWAIGILLYTIIFKENPFYNIDEIMDGELRFNDAGNTSEACIKLIKKILNRSIVDRPCVDEIYNDEWLQV, from the coding sequence ATGTGTGTCTCTTCTCGACAAGTTAGAGCTAACAGCGGGTTGGTGCCTTCAAACGAAAACGTGACAGAAGTATTACTGTGCGCCAAGGATAAGATAATATCACAAACTACAACCGAGTTTACATCCTCCAGTTCTTCAGTGAATATTCCCAATGATTTCAAGCATACATCCACAAACGGATTTGATAACAAAGAATTACTTGCATTCCCAAACGAATCAACTCATACATATTCATACAATCCTCTATCTCCCAACTCTCTGACGGTACgtctttcaattcttaaGAGGTCCTTAGAAATTATAATACGAAGTCCAGAAATGCTTCGGGAACCAACGTCATCAAGCATACCgtcaaataatattcataattcatcaaacgaaaacaataataatacaactCCATCCATTTTTTATCATAATAATTCAGCTAGTCATTCCAATGAGATCATTAATACCCAAAAAtcaaatttagaaaatttgtTAGCATTCCTCAATGAGACATTAGAAAACAATACTTCAGAAAGAGCATCTGATTTACATATGATATCACTCTTAAACATTAATAAGTTATTTTTCAACACTccagatgaaaatgaaggtAATGATTCGGAAACGTCCAAAACAATGCATTTAAAGAGAACATTACTCACGAGCTTGGCGGACCcattttttgataatatcaAGGAATTGCCATCATCAACATCGGAAGCTAATCTCGAATTTAATCTATCccaagaatataataaagttctccacaatttcaattcaggGAAAAACTCAGCTCCACAGGCTATTTTTACGTGCGATTCTTGTCACCCATGGAATTTCAAAGGTGCCAATGATTTAGCATGCCTTACCTTTGGACTGTCCAAGAGTGCCCTAAAGGTCTTAACATTGTTGGATTTGATTCATCCAGATAGTCGAAATTTTGTTTTACAGAAATTATTGGCGATGGAAAGTAGTAATGACAAATCATTGGATATGGTCTTTACCGGTGAAACTGTTCCTATTGCACAAACTGGAGGCAATTCTAAAGAATTAATTTGGGCATCAATTTGGGCcaagaggaagaacaatTTACTGGTCTTTGTCTTTGAAAAAGTACCATGCGACTATGCTGATTTAATGCTAAGCTTGGCCGATTTTTCTGTTGAACATATCGACGATGAGGCGGGACTTTTCCACGATGTAGAACCTCTGTCCAATCTTGACCCATCCAAGAAAAGTGTTAAATTTGCCAACGAAGTCTATAATATGAAGGCAATTAGTCGTTCATTGTCTGCATTGATATCAGATGTTAGTGCTGGCAAAATCATGGAAAAAGGTGACGACTTATTACCAGTAGCCATTCGCGTCTCGAACcatattaataaaatgaGATATTTTACGCTGAATCATCTTACGTATAATATTCCATGTGCAGTTTCCTCCACAattttagaaaatgaattgaaattaaaaattcaCAGTATGCCCTACCAGGCAGGATTGTTTTTTGTGGACTCTCGGTCCTTAAAATTGATAAgtttcaataaatcaatttctaAGAACATGTTCGGTCATCATTTTAGTGATCTCGTTGAAAAATCTGTGACCGAGATCATCCCATCATTCTCTGCTTTATTGCATTTTATTTCGACAAGATACGATAATCTGGATGTTCACGATCCGAAAAATAAAGGTTTAATCCTAAGTGAACATTTTTTCAGAAAGGCACAAAGTGAGCTACAAGGTAGCCCAGAGGATTTTTTTACATCCGTAGGAATTGATGCTATCCATAGAGATGGATGTCCGCTAAAAATTGATATCCAATTACGTATATTGAGCTCTGATGTCATTGTTCTTTGGTTAACCCAGTCGAGAGATGtacttttcaaaaactATACGACACATCCATCTCAATTATGTATGTTGAACGAGAACGAGcttgaatatattaatagTGGGACCAGTTCAGCAACCTCTTCTAAGAAGAATTCGGAGAAGATTTAcgttaatgaatttaaagataagCTAGATTCGTTAAGACTTATTGATGAACTCTCGCAAAAACTCGAAGAATCTTCCGTTATTCTCGAGGCATCTGCAAAAATTACAAAGGAATCACCTTTAAAAATGGCACCACAACTATCCAAGCGAGATACCAGTAGCTCCATCTTAACAACTTCTGAacttgatgaattattggaagTTGATGATCCAGAagtgaaaagaaaattacGTTTGGCGAAACTTTTCACTGAGGATAAATCACAATTTGTTAAAGACgataatttcaaacttgATCAAGATTTaatcattaaaataatCCAATCATCTCCAAAGGCAACATCAGAAAACGATGATGAGATTCCCACAACACCAATTGATACTTTGACGACGTCTAGTGGATTTAGTGCTTCCTTCAATTACACTCCATCAACAAGTATTGGATCTCAAAAgagaataaagaaattctCTGATTTTACTGTACTACAACAACTAGGGGAAGGTGCATATGGGAAAGTAAAACTTTGTATTCACAAGGAAAAGAGAACTATTGTTGTCATTAAAAtgattttcaaagaaagaattttaGTGGATACTTGGGTTAGAGATCGTAAATTGGGTACAATTCCATCTGAGATTCAAATTATGGCTACCTTGAATAAGAAACCTCATAAGAATATTGTTGCTCTTCTagatttttttgaagatgaagaatattattatatggAAACTCCAGCGCATGGTGAGACCGGTAGTATTGATCtttttgatttgattgaattgaagaaaaacatGACTGAATACgaggaaaaattaatttttaaGCAGGTAGTTTCAGGTTTGAAACATCTACACGATCAAGGAATTGTTCATCGTGATATCAAGGATGAAAATGTGATTGTTGATTCTAAAGGACATGTGAAGCTAATTGATTACGGCTCTGCGGCTTACACCAAGAGTGGACCCTTTGATGTGTTTGTTGGTACTATCGACTATGCTGCTCCGGAGGTACTGGGAGGCTCTGTATATGACGGGAAGCCTCAAGATATTTGGGCCATTGGGATCTTATTGTACACAATCATCTTTAAAGAGAATCCGTTCTATaacattgatgaaattatggATGGAGAATTAAGATTCAATGACGCAGGTAATACAAGTGAAGCATGCatcaaattgataaagaagatattgaataGATCGATTGTGGACAGACCATGTGTCGACGAAATCTACAATGACGAATGGTTGCAAGTATAA
- the NCAS0I00450 gene encoding uncharacterized protein (ancestral locus Anc_7.83) has protein sequence MALVANGGENFLNNAKFLKSSDRRVQDVKVEENTEYDKKSNNRELKWVFREFCMVSNFVKKIFFFIMFVGISMVPIIGPAIVNQINAPRRGFSYMKRFFYLSGFDKVQTRDFQYEHFGLFLCFGTAAGILEFLPFSPIITMISNTVGAAKWSISLLKEKERKNRENKVD, from the coding sequence ATGGCTTTGGTAGCAAATGGTGGAGagaatttcttaaataatgCAAAGTTTCTGAAGTCATCAGATCGGCGAGTACAAGATGTAAAAGTGGAGGAAAATACAGAATATGATAAGAAAAGCAACAACCGAGAATTGAAATGGGTTTTCCGGGAGTTTTGCATGGTGTCCAATTTTGTTaagaagatatttttttttataatgTTCGTTGGGATATCCATGGTACCGATTATTGGTCCAGCGATTGTTAACCAAATCAATGCTCCTCGGAGGGGATTCTCATACATGAAAAGGTTCTTTTATTTAAGTGGATTTGATAAGGTACAGACAAGAGATTTCCAATATGAACATTTCGGGTTATTTCTTTGCTTTGGAACGGCAGCAGGAATATTAGAATTTCTGCCATTTTCACCAATAATAACTATGATAAGTAATACAGTAGGTGCTGCTAAGTGGAGTATTTCGCTATTGAaggagaaagaaagaaaaaatcgGGAAAATAAAGTAgattaa